In one Butyrivibrio proteoclasticus B316 genomic region, the following are encoded:
- the pfkA gene encoding 6-phosphofructokinase: MAKQVKTIGVLTSGGDAPGMNAAIRAVVRKSLANGLKVKGIKKGYMGLLNEEIIDMDRRSVSDIIQKGGTILGTARCMEFTTAEGQAKGAEICRKHGIDGMVVIGGDGSYRGAQKLSAQGINTVGIPGTIDLDIACTDYTIGFDTSINTAMEAIDKIRDTSSSHERVSIVEVMGRHAGYIALWCAIANGADDILLPEKYDYNEQRIIDNIIDNRKKGKTHHIIVNAEGIGHSTSMARRIEAATGLETRASILGYMQRGGSPTCKDRVYASMMGCYAADILAAGKTNRVVSYRNGQFVDYDIDEALAMKKNINEYMYEIARIL, encoded by the coding sequence ATGGCAAAACAGGTCAAGACTATTGGAGTACTTACAAGCGGTGGCGATGCACCGGGCATGAACGCAGCTATCAGAGCTGTTGTACGTAAATCACTTGCTAACGGACTCAAAGTTAAGGGTATCAAGAAGGGATACATGGGACTTCTTAACGAAGAGATCATTGATATGGACAGACGTAGCGTTTCTGATATCATCCAGAAGGGTGGTACAATCCTTGGAACAGCTCGTTGTATGGAGTTTACAACAGCTGAAGGTCAGGCTAAGGGCGCTGAGATCTGCCGTAAGCACGGCATTGACGGAATGGTTGTTATCGGTGGTGACGGATCATACCGTGGTGCTCAGAAGCTTTCTGCTCAGGGAATCAATACAGTAGGTATTCCTGGTACAATCGACCTTGATATTGCCTGCACAGATTATACAATCGGATTTGATACATCAATCAATACAGCTATGGAAGCTATCGACAAGATCCGTGATACTTCTTCTTCACATGAGAGAGTTAGTATCGTAGAGGTTATGGGTCGTCATGCCGGATATATCGCTCTTTGGTGCGCGATCGCTAACGGAGCTGATGACATCCTTCTTCCTGAGAAGTATGACTACAACGAGCAGAGAATTATCGATAACATCATCGATAACCGTAAGAAGGGTAAGACTCATCACATCATCGTTAACGCTGAGGGTATCGGACATTCAACATCAATGGCTCGTCGTATCGAGGCTGCTACAGGTCTTGAGACAAGAGCTTCTATCCTTGGTTACATGCAGCGTGGTGGTAGCCCAACATGTAAGGACCGTGTATATGCTTCTATGATGGGATGCTACGCAGCAGACATTCTTGCAGCAGGCAAGACTAACAGAGTAGTAAGTTACCGCAATGGCCAGTTCGTTGATTACGACATCGACGAGGCTCTTGCAATGAAGAAGAATATCAACGAGTACATGTACGAGATCGCTCGTATCCTGTAA
- a CDS encoding DNA polymerase III subunit alpha, which translates to MAFTHLHVHTEYSLLDGSNKIKEYVKRLGELGMTAGAITDHGVMYGVIDFYKACRDAGINPVIGCEVYVAPGSRFEKETAVSDDRYYHLVLLAENNVGYANLSHIVSRGFTEGYYYKPRVDMELLEQYHEGIIALSACLAGEIPRNIVKGTPDKAKEAAIRLDNIFGHGNFFLELQDHGIPEQRMVNASLMALSQELDIPLVATNDCHYTYADDAEAHDLLLCIQTGKXVSDEDRMRYEGGQYYVKSEEEMRSLFPYAQEALDNTQKIADRCHVEIEFGVTKLPHFEVPEGYDSWTYLNKLCLDGLHERYPDDDGTLKDKLDYELGVIKRMGYVDYFLIVWDYINYCRENGIAVGPGRGSAAGSIVSYCMHITNIDPIKYDLLFERFLNPERVSMPDIDVDFEYERRQDVIDYVTEKYGADKVVQIITFGTLAAKGVIRDVARVMDLPYSFGDTISKMIPTELNITLDKALEMNPELRSQYESDETVHKLIDMCKKLEGLPRHTSIHAAGVVICSAPAEDLVPLSRSAEGNVTTQFTMTTIEELGLLKMDFLGLRTLTVIKDATNFANRSLGAKPGDANYINIDEIDYNDPAVLASIGSGRCDGVFQLESGGMQSFMKELRPQSLEDIIAGISLYRPGPMDFIPKYIAGKNDAGAITYQTPELEPILKPTYGCIVYQEQVMQIVQQLGGYTLGRADLVRRAMSKKKQHVMEVERANFVNGNPEENVPGCASKGISPEIGNAIYDSMMDFAKYAFNKSHAACYAVVALQTAWLKYYYPVEFMAALMTSVIDNPGKVSGYIMSCRNMNIALLPPDINEGFDGFSVTEIDAGDNDKPIPGAVVTTAPGRKKAIRYALTAIKGVGRPVIASIVQERQLHGKFKNLNDFLSRMQGRANDVNKRAVENFIKAGAFECFEGTRKQHMTVYAHIMDQLHNSNRNSMAGQMTLFDFAGEEEKKMYEIPLPDVGEFPRELLLEFEKEVLGIYVSGHPLEEYIGIWKKKITNTTTDFYLDDETGVPVVRDNATVTIGGIISDKKVKYTKTDQIMAFLTVEDLVGSIEVIVFPKTYEANAPRLNEDAKVFIEGRVSVEDDRDAKLIASKIMLFDEVQKTVWLRFPNKEDYEAKAFSVQQVLSQSDGRDEVAIYLTDTKQIKKLGKAHTIKADKDTLEALADILGKENVQVT; encoded by the coding sequence ATGGCATTTACTCATTTGCACGTCCACACAGAATACTCTCTTCTGGACGGATCCAATAAGATAAAAGAATATGTTAAACGCCTTGGAGAACTTGGCATGACCGCCGGTGCTATCACGGACCATGGTGTCATGTATGGCGTTATTGATTTCTATAAAGCCTGTCGCGATGCGGGCATCAATCCTGTAATCGGGTGCGAGGTTTACGTTGCTCCCGGTTCCCGCTTTGAAAAAGAGACTGCGGTTTCAGATGACCGATATTATCACCTTGTCCTTCTTGCTGAGAACAATGTCGGCTACGCTAACCTTTCGCACATTGTCAGCCGCGGTTTTACTGAAGGCTACTACTACAAGCCCCGTGTAGATATGGAGCTTTTAGAGCAGTACCATGAAGGAATTATTGCGCTTTCTGCCTGTCTTGCCGGCGAGATTCCCAGGAACATTGTTAAGGGCACTCCTGACAAGGCCAAAGAGGCAGCAATCCGCCTTGATAATATTTTTGGCCACGGGAATTTCTTCTTGGAACTTCAGGATCACGGAATCCCTGAACAGAGGATGGTTAACGCTTCTCTCATGGCTCTTTCACAGGAGCTTGATATTCCGCTTGTTGCGACCAACGACTGCCACTACACTTATGCAGATGATGCAGAAGCTCACGACCTTCTTCTCTGTATTCAGACGGGTAAAAANGTTTCCGACGAGGACCGCATGCGCTACGAAGGCGGCCAGTACTACGTTAAGAGTGAAGAAGAGATGCGTTCTCTTTTCCCATATGCTCAGGAAGCGCTAGATAATACGCAGAAGATTGCCGACAGATGTCACGTTGAGATTGAGTTTGGCGTTACCAAATTGCCTCATTTCGAGGTTCCTGAAGGATACGATTCCTGGACTTATCTTAACAAGCTCTGTCTTGATGGTCTTCATGAGAGGTATCCGGATGACGATGGCACGCTCAAAGACAAACTTGATTACGAGCTCGGTGTCATCAAGCGCATGGGTTATGTAGATTACTTCCTCATTGTATGGGACTACATAAATTACTGCCGTGAAAACGGCATTGCTGTCGGCCCGGGACGTGGTTCTGCTGCCGGTAGTATTGTTTCCTATTGCATGCATATCACAAACATTGATCCTATCAAGTATGATCTTCTCTTTGAGAGGTTCCTTAATCCTGAGCGTGTTTCCATGCCTGATATCGACGTGGATTTCGAGTACGAGAGGCGTCAGGATGTTATAGATTATGTCACTGAGAAATATGGCGCTGACAAGGTTGTGCAGATCATCACTTTCGGTACACTTGCTGCCAAGGGAGTTATCCGCGATGTTGCAAGAGTTATGGACCTTCCTTACAGCTTTGGCGATACGATTTCCAAGATGATCCCTACAGAGCTCAACATCACTCTGGACAAGGCTCTTGAGATGAATCCCGAGCTTCGCAGCCAGTACGAGAGCGATGAAACAGTTCACAAGCTGATCGATATGTGCAAGAAACTGGAAGGACTTCCTCGTCACACCTCTATCCATGCGGCAGGTGTCGTTATCTGTTCAGCTCCGGCTGAGGATCTGGTGCCACTCTCCCGCTCTGCAGAAGGAAACGTCACAACTCAGTTCACCATGACCACCATCGAGGAGCTTGGCCTTCTCAAAATGGACTTTTTGGGCCTTCGCACCCTTACTGTTATCAAGGATGCAACTAATTTTGCCAACCGCTCTCTCGGCGCCAAGCCCGGAGATGCCAATTATATTAATATAGATGAAATAGACTACAATGACCCTGCTGTTCTTGCTTCTATCGGAAGTGGCCGCTGTGACGGTGTCTTCCAGCTTGAATCAGGTGGAATGCAGTCCTTCATGAAGGAGTTGCGCCCTCAGTCGCTTGAAGATATTATCGCGGGCATATCACTTTATCGCCCGGGCCCTATGGACTTTATTCCCAAATACATTGCGGGTAAGAATGACGCAGGGGCTATAACCTATCAGACGCCTGAACTGGAGCCTATCTTGAAGCCCACCTATGGCTGTATCGTTTATCAGGAGCAGGTAATGCAGATAGTTCAGCAGCTTGGTGGCTACACTCTTGGACGAGCTGACCTTGTAAGACGTGCCATGAGTAAAAAGAAACAACATGTCATGGAAGTAGAAAGAGCTAACTTCGTAAACGGCAATCCTGAGGAGAATGTTCCGGGATGTGCTTCGAAGGGGATTTCTCCAGAAATTGGTAATGCTATCTACGATTCCATGATGGATTTTGCCAAGTATGCCTTTAACAAATCCCACGCCGCCTGTTACGCAGTAGTTGCCCTTCAGACCGCATGGCTCAAGTACTATTATCCTGTCGAGTTCATGGCTGCGCTTATGACCTCTGTCATTGATAATCCGGGCAAGGTTTCGGGATATATCATGAGCTGCAGGAATATGAACATAGCTCTTTTGCCACCTGATATTAATGAAGGCTTCGATGGATTCTCTGTTACAGAGATTGATGCTGGGGATAATGATAAGCCTATTCCTGGCGCCGTTGTAACAACTGCTCCCGGCCGCAAGAAGGCAATCCGCTATGCCCTCACAGCTATCAAGGGCGTTGGAAGGCCGGTTATAGCTTCGATTGTGCAGGAGAGACAGCTCCATGGCAAATTCAAGAATCTCAACGACTTCCTGTCCAGAATGCAGGGGCGTGCCAATGATGTCAACAAGCGAGCTGTTGAGAACTTTATCAAAGCAGGAGCATTTGAATGTTTTGAGGGAACTCGCAAACAACATATGACTGTTTATGCTCACATTATGGATCAGCTCCACAACTCCAACCGCAATTCCATGGCAGGCCAGATGACACTGTTTGATTTTGCCGGGGAAGAGGAGAAAAAAATGTACGAGATTCCCCTTCCTGATGTTGGAGAATTTCCACGTGAGCTTCTTCTTGAGTTTGAGAAAGAGGTGCTTGGAATCTACGTTTCAGGCCATCCTCTTGAAGAATATATCGGAATATGGAAAAAGAAGATCACCAATACCACCACTGACTTTTATCTTGATGATGAAACAGGTGTCCCTGTAGTACGTGATAACGCGACTGTGACTATCGGTGGAATCATAAGTGACAAGAAGGTCAAATACACCAAGACGGACCAGATAATGGCCTTTCTGACTGTGGAAGATCTGGTCGGCTCTATTGAAGTTATCGTCTTCCCCAAGACCTACGAAGCCAACGCTCCGCGCCTTAATGAAGATGCAAAAGTGTTCATAGAAGGCCGTGTTTCTGTCGAGGATGACCGCGATGCCAAGCTGATAGCCAGTAAGATAATGCTATTTGATGAGGTGCAGAAGACTGTATGGCTGCGTTTCCCAAACAAAGAGGATTACGAGGCCAAGGCATTTTCTGTACAACAAGTGCTGTCGCAGAGTGACGGACGCGATGAAGTTGCGATATATTTAACCGACACCAAGCAGATCAAGAAGCTTGGCAAAGCCCATACCATCAAGGCCGACAAGGATACACTTGAAGCTCTTGCAGATATTCTTGGAAAAGAGAATGTACAGGTGACGTGA